From one Mya arenaria isolate MELC-2E11 chromosome 4, ASM2691426v1 genomic stretch:
- the LOC128230812 gene encoding cysteine-rich secretory protein 2-like gives MSILRYKEYTSGLQHAAQRWTRLCSVDSNWFERTTPGAFIHGQNTYRSPTKVTWKDVLDVWKAENTSFTYGHSNNASLVGNYTQMISANTTALGCGVSDCHGFFLYMCLYIPICRSFIMFTDCNGVTCLGGSTLNLTTCSCECIKTMGDAEMYNGTLCELTCSDPLGDDPACGKPPYTNDSCDTNMDTMFHCPYKVNAHDDDEEEDDDDDGDDDELYA, from the exons ATGAGCATTTTGCGCTATAAG GAGTACACTTCCGGACTGCAACATGCAGCTCAGAGATGGACTAGATTATGTTCAGTTGATAGCAATTGGTTTGAACGAACCACACCAG gTGCCTTTATTCATGGCCAGAACACATACCGCAGCCCGACAAAGGTAACGTGGAAGGATGTTCTCGACGTCTGGAAAGCGGAAAATACAAGTTTTACATACGGACATTCAAACAACGCATCACTTGTAGGAAATTACACACAG ATGATATCTGCCAACACGACCGCTTTGGGCTGTGGTGTCAGCGATTGCCATGGATTCTTCCTCTACATGTGCCTTTACATACCAAT ATGTCggtcatttataatgtttacagATTGCAATGGCGTCACGTGTCTCGGTGGCTCTACTTTGAATCTGACAACGTGTTCGTGTGAATGCATCAAAACCATGGGAGATGCGGAAATGTACAACGGGACCCTGTGTGAAT TGACCTGCAGCGACCCGCTCGGGGACGATCCTGCCTGTGGTAAACCCCCATACACCAATGACTCGTGTGACACCAACATGGATACAATGTTCCACTGCCC TTATAAAGTTAACGCCCATGACGACGACGAGGAAGaagatgacgatgacgatggcGATGATGATGAGCTATATGCGTAA